A single region of the Spirochaetaceae bacterium genome encodes:
- the rpsR gene encoding 30S ribosomal protein S18, producing MTDERVEHDDKFADDKDRRGKPKYFKRKVCRFCANRNEVNYLDTDTLKRYITERGKILPGRITGACAKHQRAVTTAIKRARALALLPFVSES from the coding sequence ATGACCGACGAAAGAGTTGAACATGATGATAAATTTGCTGATGATAAAGATAGACGCGGCAAACCCAAGTACTTTAAAAGAAAAGTTTGCCGCTTTTGCGCTAACCGTAACGAAGTAAATTACTTAGATACCGATACCCTTAAGCGTTATATTACCGAACGCGGTAAAATATTACCGGGCCGTATTACCGGCGCCTGCGCCAAACACCAAAGGGCCGTTACCACCGCTATTAAAAGAGCGCGGGCGCTTGCTTTGCTGCCTTTTGTGAGCGAATCGTAA
- the ssb gene encoding single-stranded DNA-binding protein: MADINNVTLVGRLTRDAELKYTNNGMALTKLSIAVNSAKKDGDSWVNEASFFEVTLWGKQGESLNSYLTKGQQLGIEGRLRQERWEKDGQQQSRVSIVANNVMLLGSKSDRTSGNEESYERPPARSGGSQQARPAPAGNADFDDDIPF, translated from the coding sequence ATGGCAGACATCAACAACGTAACCCTTGTGGGGCGGCTAACCCGCGATGCCGAACTTAAATACACCAATAACGGTATGGCCCTTACCAAACTTTCTATCGCCGTCAACAGCGCTAAAAAAGACGGTGATAGCTGGGTAAACGAAGCCAGCTTTTTTGAAGTTACCCTGTGGGGCAAACAAGGCGAAAGCCTTAATAGTTATTTAACTAAAGGCCAGCAGCTGGGGATAGAAGGACGGCTTAGGCAAGAACGCTGGGAAAAAGACGGCCAGCAGCAAAGCCGCGTGAGTATTGTGGCCAACAACGTTATGTTGCTTGGCAGTAAAAGCGACCGCACTAGCGGCAACGAAGAGAGTTACGAACGCCCGCCGGCACGCAGCGGCGGTAGCCAACAGGCCCGGCCGGCGCCGGCCGGCAACGCCGATTTTGATGATGATATACCTTTTTAG
- the rpsF gene encoding 30S ribosomal protein S6 — translation MEKPREYELTCVFNVKEDHYPTGLEAVKKILTGFNYQIVKDEDRGNRELAYLINDEDRGHYHLFTFSAQNDGFTKLDEQLKLQAGLLRYLIIKLEAPSKKKPRKPKVKAEEKTTGEV, via the coding sequence GTGGAAAAACCACGCGAATACGAATTAACTTGTGTCTTTAATGTTAAAGAAGACCACTACCCCACCGGTTTAGAGGCTGTTAAAAAAATTTTAACCGGTTTTAACTACCAAATTGTTAAAGACGAAGACAGAGGTAACCGCGAACTCGCTTACCTTATTAACGATGAAGACCGAGGGCATTATCACCTTTTTACCTTTAGCGCTCAAAACGACGGCTTTACTAAACTGGACGAGCAACTAAAGCTGCAAGCCGGTCTTTTACGTTATTTAATTATTAAACTAGAAGCGCCCAGCAAGAAAAAGCCGCGCAAACCCAAAGTAAAGGCCGAAGAAAAAACTACCGGCGAGGTATAA
- a CDS encoding efflux RND transporter periplasmic adaptor subunit has product MKKLVIIAVLFVSLLAYAQSGPGGGQGGGGGQNANANFNPNLSTVFTEAITTHILHRRINYGGRIEPIVSFPQYSTITGIVRQVNVRVGDVVQAGTALYSIQQIQPGAGFQVGWVTSLNAGVVAQVDIEVGQRLVANTAALVVADVSQLRLSFFMNERDRNRTNVGDQVTIASYARIVGEEEDRLFNMVRSNDERLARWGLTPDNTAAFSPEQLSLTQQAQRQITLQQTVVQQVRHNYSSSLGQIALLPIIPDSSTGLFRVQANFSSNAALTIGQFVEIELQVDRYEGLALWQGHIQRRYGQNQVRVVREGRIEFQEVIVGDRFGEMVAILGGLEEGDEIITGSNRRVIIGEEVNSVRRG; this is encoded by the coding sequence ATGAAAAAATTAGTAATTATTGCGGTATTATTTGTTTCTTTATTAGCTTATGCTCAATCTGGGCCCGGTGGCGGGCAAGGCGGCGGAGGCGGGCAAAATGCTAATGCCAATTTTAACCCCAACTTATCCACCGTTTTTACAGAGGCTATTACTACCCACATATTGCACCGCCGTATTAATTATGGCGGCCGTATCGAGCCCATTGTTAGCTTTCCGCAGTACAGCACCATTACCGGTATTGTTAGGCAAGTTAATGTTAGGGTAGGCGATGTAGTACAGGCGGGTACGGCTTTATATAGTATACAGCAAATTCAGCCGGGTGCCGGCTTTCAGGTGGGTTGGGTTACTTCGCTTAATGCGGGGGTAGTCGCTCAGGTAGATATAGAAGTAGGGCAAAGGCTGGTAGCCAACACGGCGGCTTTAGTGGTGGCCGATGTCAGCCAGCTTAGGCTAAGCTTTTTTATGAATGAGCGCGACCGTAACCGCACCAATGTGGGCGACCAAGTAACTATCGCCAGTTATGCCCGTATAGTGGGCGAAGAAGAAGATAGGTTATTTAATATGGTACGCAGTAACGATGAGCGTTTAGCGCGTTGGGGCCTAACCCCCGATAACACCGCAGCCTTTAGCCCCGAGCAGCTTAGTTTAACCCAGCAAGCCCAAAGGCAAATTACTTTACAGCAAACGGTGGTGCAGCAGGTTCGTCATAACTACAGCAGCTCGCTGGGGCAAATAGCTTTATTGCCCATTATCCCCGATAGCAGTACGGGCCTTTTTAGGGTGCAGGCTAACTTTAGCAGCAATGCAGCCCTTACCATCGGCCAATTTGTAGAGATAGAGCTCCAAGTAGACCGCTACGAAGGATTAGCTTTATGGCAAGGACATATCCAGCGGCGTTACGGCCAAAACCAAGTGCGTGTGGTGCGCGAAGGGCGTATAGAGTTTCAGGAAGTAATCGTCGGCGACCGCTTTGGCGAAATGGTGGCCATTTTAGGCGGCCTTGAAGAGGGGGACGAAATTATTACCGGCAGTAACCGGCGGGTAATAATTGGCGAAGAGGTAAACTCGGTAAGGAGGGGTTAA